ACAAAGATGCCCTGTGGATGGGCGGCGCTTGGCTCGTTGTGGGCATTGTCTACCATCTCGTGCAAAAGAGGATGCGCTTATCCGCAGGCCGGGTGGCGGTGCCGATTCGCGGGCAGAGCGGGGTCCGGACCTAGAGGCGCAGGTTCGATGGTAGAATTGGCGTCGTGGTGCCTGACATTTGGGGATAGCTCCTCTCTCGGGGAACGACGATCCCTCTCTATGGAGTAAGAAACAATAAAACCTCCAAATCCACACTTTAGGTCATACCCTTGTCTGCTTGACAGGGAATATGACCATTCTCGTGGTTTGGAGGTTTTATGTTATTTCTGATCCGCTGGGAACACAAGTCCCATCTGCTTCCTGGCCTCATCCAGAATTCCAACAGTGATGAGCGAATTCGCATGGGAGTTCGTTTCGGACTCCAATGTTCCATTTTGGATCAAACGGATGAACTCCTCCGCTTCATAGCGCATCGTCCGTGCGTGCTGCTCCTGCGTCAGCACCTCGACAGAGCCGTCGCGATAGCGAATCTCCACTTTTTCAGGCTGATTAATCTTATCGATCACCATCGTGGCATGCTCGCCTTGGATTTCCGTCGGCAGGTAGGAACTCGAGATTTTGGAATGCATGATCACGGCATCCATTTCCCTATAACCCAACAGCAAACTGCCTTCGCCATCCACGCCCGATTCCAGCAAAACACCATTGGCTTTAATGCGCTCAGGCGCACCGAACAAGACAGCCAGTGGGTAGATGCAGTACACGCCCAAATCCATGATCGACCCATTCGAAAAAATCGGGTTGAAGGCATTCAGCACCGTGCCCTGCTTATAAGCATCATACCGCGAGGAATATTGGCAATAGCTCGCAAAATAACGACGAACCTTCCCAAGTTTATGTAAATTGTCTTGGACCACTTTGAAATTCGGCATCAGCGTCGATTTGAGCGCTTCCATGAAGACAACTTGATTGCTGCGCGCTGCCTCAACCATAGCCGTCAGTTCCGTCGTATTGGAAGCCGCAGGCTTTTCACAAATCACATGTTTCCCATGGTTCATACAATGAATGGCATACTCCGCATGCAGTGAATTCGGGCTCGCAATATAGACAGCATCGAACTCTTTACTTTGAACAAAGGTATCCAGATCCGTATACCGATGCGAAATTTCAAATTTCTGCGCGAACTCCGCAGCCTTCTCCTCCGTGCGTGAGTATACCGCCGTTAAATCAAATTCCCCTGTCTCGCGGGCAGCATGAATGAACTCCTCTGTAATCCAATTGGTCCCTATAATTGCAAAACGTATCATAATTTCTCCTTTGGTACTTATGCTTTTATTTTTTACTATACCATGATTGAAGGACGAATGAGAAACTAGCCTACTTGATCCACTTACAGGCCTGGGATTGAATTCAGCCTTGACACGAAACCAAAAGGTTTCGTATAATCCATTACGTAACCAAAAGGTTTCGCATTCACAAAGGAATGAAACACTTCACTTATTTTGGGACACAATACAAGCTGTGAGTGATGGAAGGAAGGATTATTGATGCAGGAAGAGTTGCTGAAGAAACTTCGCTACAAACAAGGACGAGCCCTCGTGCTTCATGCACCCGAAGGCTATAAGCTTGGCATTGAGGATTCCGGGGAGCCCGGCGGAACGTATGATTTCCTTCAGGTTTTCGTGAATAATGCAGCCGAAGTCACTGAAAGGATACCTCATCTCATCCCTTATCTGAACGAAGATGCTGTCTTTTGGATTACATATCCTAAGCAAAGCTCCAAGGTCAAAACAGATATTAACCGCGATAGCCTGTTTGCGCTCGTTCAGGACATTTCTGCTTATCGTGCAGTTAGCAATGTGGCGGTGGACGAAAAATGGTCCGCTCTGCGCTTCCGCCATCAAGATAAAGTAAAAACCAAATCCTAATTTTAATGGAGGTCTTTTTATGATGGAAAATCAAACACAAGGCACTTTGCCGGATATTAAGCAAACAATTGTCTTCAACGCACCGATCCAAAAGGTTTGGAACGCTGTAGCAACACCGGATGGCATCGCCGCATGGTTCATGCCGAATAATTTCAAGCCGGAACTCGGCTATGAGTTTATTATTGAAGCCGGGCCTTTTGGCAATTCGCCATGTAAAGTTACGGACATCTCGCCGCCGAACCGGCTTTCTTTTGAATGGGGCAAGGATTGGACTTTGACGTTTGAATTGGCAGACGTGGATGGCAAAACAGAGTTCACACTCATCCATTCCGGTTGGGATGTGAACAAGGTGACTGAATTCGGTCAACCCCACAGCGTGGTTCGCGAGATTATGTCGCAAGGCTGGGGCGGAATCGCGAAGGCACTCACCGCTTACGTCGAGGCTTAGGATGGGCATCCCATCGCAGAAACATGATGTCTTTCAGGCGATTGCCGATCCAACCCGCCGTCAGGTCTTGCAGCTACTGGGCGATAAAGAGATGCCGGTGACGGTTATATCGGACCATTTCCCGATCAGCCGCACCGCAGTGTCCAAACATCTTCGCATCCTGGCTGATGCCGGGCTTGTGAAAGAGCGCAAGGTTGGCCGCGAGACGCGGTATAGGCTGGAGGCGGAACCTCTCATGGAGTTGAAGCGTTGGTTAGCTTATTATGAACGTTATTGGGAAAATAAATTAAACGTGCTTAAACGGTTCGTAGAATCGGACGAGTAGTACACAACGAATAGCACACGACGAATAGCGCACAACAATTAGTACACGACGAATAGGTCATCTTTCTGCTGCTTGCAACAGAGGGATGACCTTTTTGGGCATTCATCTTTATTCTGGGACTGGCAGCCATTCGGAAGACCACTTCGCAATCTCCCCAAAAATCGGTGCCAACGCCCGCCCCTTATCAGATAAGGAATATTCGATACGAACCGGAATCTCCGGGAATACTACTCTTCTCACAATACCTTCGTGTTCCAGCTCTTTCAGTCGCTCAGACAATACTTTGCCGCTTATATTCGGCAGCGCATGGTCGATTTGAGCAAACCGTTGGGGACCCGACAGCAATTGAAAAACGATCAGCGATGTCCAGCGTTTGCTGAGAATTTCTACAGCTTTTTCGAAACGCGGACACATTGGCATCTGTTCCATCCTTATCACCTCTATATCTCTGTTTATTATAGTGGAAACAACGGCCCCTGCACAAGCTTACAAAAAGTAATTTAATTACTTGACGAAACTATTTTTATGCCGTAATATCAGTTACATAAAGTAACTAAGTGATTAAATGTAACTCATAAAAAGGAGTGTTGAACGATGATTTCACCTATTTTCGTAGGGCACGGTTCACCCATGATGGCTATTCAAGATACAGCCTGCACACAGTTTTTACTCGAATATGGCAAAACGGTTTCACCGAAAGCGATCGTCATTTTCACAGCGCATTGGGAGACTGAGGTTCTTACCATCTCCTCTAGCGATGATGTCTATGACACGATTTACGATTTCCGCGGCTTCCCGGATGAACTGTTTCAAATCAAATATCCGGCTAAAGGAAACCAAGAGCTGGCAAATCAGATTGCTGCCCGCTTCCAAGCGAAGGGCATTGCTGTGAACTTCGATTCTAAACGCGGACTAGATCATGGATCCTGGGTCCCGCTTCTCAGAATGTTTCCAACCCCGAGTGTACCGGTCATTCAAATTTCTGTAAATCCGT
Above is a genomic segment from Paenibacillus sp. HWE-109 containing:
- a CDS encoding Gfo/Idh/MocA family protein; amino-acid sequence: MIRFAIIGTNWITEEFIHAARETGEFDLTAVYSRTEEKAAEFAQKFEISHRYTDLDTFVQSKEFDAVYIASPNSLHAEYAIHCMNHGKHVICEKPAASNTTELTAMVEAARSNQVVFMEALKSTLMPNFKVVQDNLHKLGKVRRYFASYCQYSSRYDAYKQGTVLNAFNPIFSNGSIMDLGVYCIYPLAVLFGAPERIKANGVLLESGVDGEGSLLLGYREMDAVIMHSKISSSYLPTEIQGEHATMVIDKINQPEKVEIRYRDGSVEVLTQEQHARTMRYEAEEFIRLIQNGTLESETNSHANSLITVGILDEARKQMGLVFPADQK
- a CDS encoding SRPBCC family protein — encoded protein: MENQTQGTLPDIKQTIVFNAPIQKVWNAVATPDGIAAWFMPNNFKPELGYEFIIEAGPFGNSPCKVTDISPPNRLSFEWGKDWTLTFELADVDGKTEFTLIHSGWDVNKVTEFGQPHSVVREIMSQGWGGIAKALTAYVEA
- a CDS encoding ArsR/SmtB family transcription factor; its protein translation is MGIPSQKHDVFQAIADPTRRQVLQLLGDKEMPVTVISDHFPISRTAVSKHLRILADAGLVKERKVGRETRYRLEAEPLMELKRWLAYYERYWENKLNVLKRFVESDE
- a CDS encoding winged helix-turn-helix transcriptional regulator, which gives rise to MEQMPMCPRFEKAVEILSKRWTSLIVFQLLSGPQRFAQIDHALPNISGKVLSERLKELEHEGIVRRVVFPEIPVRIEYSLSDKGRALAPIFGEIAKWSSEWLPVPE
- a CDS encoding DODA-type extradiol aromatic ring-opening family dioxygenase — its product is MISPIFVGHGSPMMAIQDTACTQFLLEYGKTVSPKAIVIFTAHWETEVLTISSSDDVYDTIYDFRGFPDELFQIKYPAKGNQELANQIAARFQAKGIAVNFDSKRGLDHGSWVPLLRMFPTPSVPVIQISVNPYLPPAEQYRIGEALRGLDQEDILIVGSGATVHNLRALNWEAKEPDAWAVDFDEWLVNNMQAQNLPALFNYADEAPNARMAVPRPEHFIPLYIAMGSGDPARTPQVIHRSYEVGSLSYLSVAF